The Cydia splendana chromosome 21, ilCydSple1.2, whole genome shotgun sequence genome segment GAGTACAGTATAGGGATCTTGAAAAGTAAAAGGTGTAGTCATTCACAGAAGAACCTCCCCTTAACGTTTCATGTAGTTGTAGCTGAAGATAACGTTACTTAGTGTTCACACCTACGTTTCTCTACCATATCTGCAGTTCCTAATGTAAGGATGTAAGTCCCCTGGCTCGACGTTACAACTTGGAACGTTGTGTTTCAGTTGCAACCTCAGAGCGGACAGTGTAATACACAATCTTTATTTATGTTCTAGAATTACTCGATAGAACGATGACTTTTGGTCAGTAGGTACTAGTGtaaaatttcattcgatagcgtgatgcgacgtacgcgtttgcgataagtgtcattttgtatctatgggattttgagtttccaaaacgtccgtcttggcgcgctgttcaaaatatCGTCTAGGGGTTCTAAAATCTGTAGGTAAGTTTGTGTGCAATTGAGTAAACGTATGAGACATATTGTTTTTATGTGTGATGTAGATACCTATAGGATAGAGGGCCAAGACAGGCTAGCATAAAAACTTACTTTTGTTCATATACATAGATCCTCATCATGTCATCATGCTTAATATTATTGCACACAAGGAAACTAAATCAGATGTGATAGGGTGAATGACTTGCAAAACAAAATTGGTATCAAACATGCACACTACGTTAAAGCGCTTTTACATCATACGGTCGCCGGGCATCCGGCACGTGCGAATGGGGGCCCGGGTGCTACCATCCTATTTAGTATTCCGTTCCACGTAATATCAGGACACCATcactaaaattatttaaaataaaaataaatctacaTTCAACATTTCTAGTTTTAAaaagttattgtttaatatatttttcgcGATTCGAGACAaagtatatttttacatttaaatttggaaatagGTATTTTAACAATGTTTCCATATATAGCGAAATGAAAAACTCAGCCCGGCCATCGGGAATCCGTGAAACCGGCCCCGTCCGCCCGATCCCGGCGCCGGCCCGGCGACCGTGTAGATGTAAGTTGCCGCTTTGCTTGTAAACTGCAACAAAGTTGACACAACGCTGCACAAAGCTACTAAAGCTAAATCGCCACCCTAAAATTAAACGCCGTTGACAAAGAAACTAAAATCGACAAAGTTGCTGCTATTCCTTAATTTACATGCCGCGACTGTTGCTAAAATGGGCATTAAACCTTCCAGTTTCGTTGCTTTGTGTTTTcgttatttcatttttttacaaaagtgaCTTTGATGTTTGTTAATTAGTTATATAATTGTGACAAGCCTATTATGTTAACTTTTTCAATTACTTACATCTTAGTTAAGTCATAAAGAAATAATAGAATAAGTAAGTACATAGAATAGATAAAATTATCTATTTTGCGTTCAATAAGTGGTACAAGCGTTTACAAGAAACTATACATCGACAGACTTGTAAAATTGTGTTTAACTAGTGGGGTACCTAGAACACGCGTATGATTTGAAGTATTTTAGCATAtaaaaatagtgtttagtttttaagtttataatatatatatatatgtatgttagtctgtaaggtatttgtaatatgggccttgttgcctgatttaaaattttaaataaaatataatcagcCGATAAGGCGaccttattatttaaataacattgatcaacaaatactaaacatttatatttttgtacggTTTAAGGGTTTCAGGAAGAAAAATAATTACACTTAAATACTTAAACACCGTtacactttttttgtttttttttatcaattagcatagtacaaaaataaatacaattaccAAAGATCaaaatacttatatatttttttcttaattcaGAGTCCGTGACATTAGTGAACCTTAGGCTTAAGACTTCTaagaataaatacatatatcaatAAAACTTGTCtccttaaaattattaaatgctTTGACAATCATAGAAATTTTAGAATCGTTACCATTTAGGTATTGCCTCTTTaaattttagtttaatttttttaaagataaagTAAAGACTGAGGataataaacttaattaaaatacacTGAACTTGTACTTACTACCTACTTCACTAATTATGCTACAAAAAGTCAAGTCCTCTAAGTACAAAAATATTTCGGCCCAGTTGCAACAAAGCATGTCAGCGTTAAAACGATCGTTAAATTTCGTAGTTCACTGCTGATTGACATTTATCAGTCCGTCAATTTTGGTTAGTGCAACCAGCCCTAAAGCtatatagtacattattgtcgaggctcggaagtagctacttgcaggctgaggattcgttttaaacggacgaccttgggagtccgtttaattgaatccgaagccagcaagtagccttccagccgagtcatatatagtgcttttctcaaaaatggtgcaagaaatataaatatcatagaaatattttacaaaagcaacgttcttaggtatatattttcacagagaaaagtagaaacaattgaaaaaattagctttgccgcctttttattttttttaataaaaaagtagaagtgtatttttctcccgaaaatacgccaacctatttgagacaggtaaatagtcgcggtactaatcatctgtttggctgtttaatgggcctgtgccttcatttgatatggccatttcaacttttaaaaagtttggaactcgacaaataatggaatttgtatgcaacattgcagtcccaaaatcgagactgcaatgtttttaactttttaatttttgactgaccataaactacgcgcttcgcgacctattttttaaacggcaaagtcgactttgccgtccatttttgagaaaaaatatttgataaacAAGTTGAAAACCTACAGGTAACTTCAACATGGCTTAGCTAACACTCTTATTCTTCAATTTGAGCACAAATTTCTTATTATCGCCAGAATTTTCCGTCTGAGTATTTTTATCAGAGACGCTGTGTTGATTCTTTCCTATATCCTTCACTTGGTCCTTGACATCATTGATTGCAGTAGCCAATTCTTCCAAACGACTCATTATGTCTCCAAACTTTGTTCGTATCTCCATCCCCTTTTCGACTTTCGAGTTTTCTATTAATTCAGTTAATGAATACCTATCATCAGTTACTATAGTCTTGAAAAGCATGTCCATTTGGTCTCTGTACATTTTCTTACTGGCTTCTCGTTCTTTTTGCTGGTATTTTGTCTTTACTTTATGCAATATAGAGTCTAAAATATGAGGTGGTAACGATTGTTCTTTGGCAAAATAATGTGGTTCATCAGCATCAGCAAGAACTTCATAACAGACCTCCCAATGCTTGATAATGCAAGGTCTTATATAGATTTTTCTTATAAATCTTCTACAGTGAAATTTCTTATGAACCAAAGTTCTAAATACGCCTCCAAATACAAAAGCATCTAGATGGCTTAAGAAATTCACTTGTTTCTTTAATCTTCTAACATCCCCTACCATTTTCAGATCTGCTACGTCACTTactgccacacctattaagaAGTTCACAAATACCATTGATACCAAAATCAAGAACAGTACAAATAACATATGGTCTATTGTCTTTGTGTATGCAAACTCTTCGGAATGGAAGTCTCGAAAATAGTGATGCAATGGGTTAGCAAGATTTGATGCATTTCCATGATTTGTAGAATTCACAAGATTTGTCCCATTGATAACCGCTGACACATTTGCCCTAATACGCCTTAATGGTCTAGCGTGGGTTACGTTGGGTTCCTTAAATAATCCACTATAGTCAAACTCTGACGTCATCATGGCTACTGTCTTCACAAAAGCCGCCCATGGCCCATCAAAAGGGGGGTATGCGTGATATTGAACCATGAAACTTAGTGCAAAAGCAATAAGTAAGAAGGCGCATGTTAGCAATATctgaaataagaaaatattgttttacatacttattttatttaataaattgtagTTATAAGCAGCAAAAGAAAGAACGAATACTTGATCAGAAGATATTACTCTTCTCTTTATTCTTATCTATGTTTtcttaattcaatattaaattttaaaaagtatttatgAACACCAAAGCAATAAAGTACTCAACTAACCTTGAAGAAGTTAGTAGCAACTTTACTGAACATCTGTAGATAATATCCCCAGTATGGGAACCTGGAGAGGAGGTACATCATATAAGCCCACGTCAGAAGCAGAGCTCCAGTAGCCACGTGTCTTAGAGATTCGTGCTCGAGCCACTGATCTTCCTCAGTAAAGAGCAGTACAAGTGTCAGAACTATTGAGCCAAATTTTACCCAATTCTCCAAGCAAGTGAGATAGTGCAGCCTTTTAACGTATATGAATAGGAGTTCCTGTgaataaataacacaaataaTTACAAAGATGCAAATAATAGAAAAGATTTGTGATATTTTACGATGCATAATTATATTGAGTATACTCTAAAAACGTACCTGAACGATGACCAAAAGTGTCGGGGCATAGAGCAGATTGCTGCTCATATagttatttttatctttatcacAGAAATTAACTATTAAAACAAAGTTTAGTGTCAAAACAAATATGGTGTAAATTGCTACAATCACGTAAAAGAACGGCACCAAAGTGATCCATTTTAAATAAATGAGACTCTCAATCAATGGATGCTTGAGGATATTTTTCTGATTACATCTGACTAGTTCCTCTAATACTTTAATTTGACTGGTTTCATGATCTTTCAATAAGACTCCATAATCTATACTGATCTCACAACCAGCTTCACCTAATTCTGGCAATTTTGATTCTATAAATTCATCGAATACTTCTTCAAAAAACTGTGTCGCATTGGGAAGCTTCGTTGCTATAGTTTCTATAACAGTCTTTTTTCTTTTATCCCGGTATTCAGAAGGGTTGGATAAAACAGCACCCTTGCGTAATATCGTTGAAACTACTTCTCGATGGCATCGATCAGCGGCTAAGTTTAAAGCAGAACGCCCTTTGTCATCAATATCGTCAATGGCTTCTGGATCAATGTCCATTAGAGCTCCAACTACATCTGGACAATTTTTAGAAGCGGCTATTTGTAAAGGCGTCCAATCTGTTATGAACTCCCCTTTAGTTTTGAGTCTTAAATTTGCTTTCTTGTAGTACAACATCTTAATGCATTCAAGACGGTTATTCATTGCAGCAATGTGCACCGGAGCGTAACCGCGATTGTCGAATGAATTTATCATCGTACGTGTAGCATCGTCATCGTAACTGAGAATATAATCTACAATTTTCTTATCGCCGAACTGTATGGCTTCGTGCAAAGCGGTACTTCTTTCTCCTGTCACTTTGAATAGATTGGCACCTTTTCGGATTAGCGCTTTAACACAGCCAAGATGTCCGCTTCGAATAGCTATGTAAATTGGCGTCTGAtctattttattgaagagatcAACATTGACATCATTGGTGCCTAAGAGTATTTCGAGTATTTCCTTGTCTCCGTGATCTGCTGCCAAATGCAACGGTGTTTCGTGGATCTAAAACAATAAAAAGGTAAATACTTCAAATATAACACAAATATGTAGTCCTAATATATATTGTTATCGTAAATTAAGCGTTGTAATACATTGCATATTTTTAAAGACATGATATAATTGCCGCTTAGCAACTGTACAGCAGACACCATAATCCTTCATTATCTATAATACCTAGGTAATACCAGTGACCGTGagaaactaggtaggtacttatatagataGGTATAAATCGCGTGTCTGGGTAGTTGCGTGGCGTTGTTTACAAACACACTCTTACTCCTAGACTTCGACCACACTAAGTATGCACCAAGTTGATACCAAAGAGTAGTAATGTATAAATTAAGACTCAAGTGGCCTATATTTCATCAAAGCAGATCatatttaatatctgggagaccgagttttactcggaaaacatacaaaaactcaaaaatgcgcgttttcccagagataagacctagctagctatctagatcgatttatcgccccctaAACCCATTGCaaagcaaatttcattgaaatcgttagagccgtttccgagatccccgatatATATATGTCGACGCTCAGGTGATGTAATTggtaaattgaaaataatgggcgcttacatgacatacttacgatttatcaaaaacacttgTAAGCGACGTGGGTAATAAAGATGTCTGTTCAAGAGGCTATGGGAGCGTATTAGAGGCGTCAGGGGTTTTTGTAACGTCTGAATGTGTTCTCGGAAATTGCtctgtttgataattaattagctTACGGTTTTTGTGGACTAGAGTAAGTGGGATCGCCAGGCTGCAGGCTGGCGTCACTCTGGGATTGAATCTCAATCTGGTCGGACAGTAGCAACAGAGACTGCATTACGCCTCGCGTACTTGTACTCGCGTTAAATATAGTAGCCCTACGGATGTACCACCTAGTGCATCTAGCCATTCCTGAATACCTAAACCTACATTAAGCCCCGACATCAGATCGTGGGATCGTAACGCGAAAGTACTGCGGGGTTTGTACCTAAAGAAAATTCGATGCATTGTGTATGTTGTGATTTGTGATATCGTGGAATTATGAACTGAAGAGTGAATATTTCAATTTGTGCAAAGACGTAAGGTGTAAAGTTAATATGCGGTGAAACTGGTGGTTTCCTGTAAATCCTGTTTGGAGTGTCCTGGACATCAAATCGGGTCAGTTCGTtccattatgatttatgattgttACCTTGATGATTTATCATTCATGTCGTTAATTTGCATGCATGGGGTTGACCCTTAAAAGTGGATTGTTACGTTTTACGTATAAGCGGAAATGTTATTCTTGAGTATTGATCATGAAATTGAATcgagtaaggtgtattcgggtattaccgaatgtcggataattccgaaattcagatgaaaatcacccttaattccatcataataaaagtctcttttcggaattatccgacagttttcgacattcggaattacccgagtaaaccttatgtACTTTATCTCTACTTAAAAAACATTGTGGCATTTGTCCGACGGTGATATAGTATGTAGCCTGTTTGGagaatttgtaataattttCCAAGACCATAAGTCGATGTTTTTATATGGTAATTAATGGAAAAAAGATACGAGTTGAAATCATTTGCGATAGAGATTTAAGATAACGATCGAAGAGTAATTATCTTCGTTCGCCATTTCCCTTTCATGTCTGAATCCCTGCCTTTGCCTGGAGGAGATCGGCGTTTGGCGATgagtccgcctgttgttacgTACGTACCGGTTTCTATTTGTCCTCGATCCTGTACCATTTTTTTGTAGTGAACGatgaagcattttttttttgtttttattataaactcGTAGCTGGGCTAACACTATCGAGATAATATGAAATTCCTGATTACTTACTAATATTTTGTCTATTTCTAGACTAGAGTTCTGAATGAGGTATTTAAAAGCGAGTATTTTCAAATTACGAAATTGTCGCCTTTTTATAGCCTGTTATGGAATCTGTTTTTtagtatacctactttaaaactaaaacaaacaTTGAAGTTAGTTTCTCATTTAATCCGTTAATTAATGCAATAATTTTCAATgcttcattttaagcgagtaatACGTACCTAGTTACTACGTTGTAAAGAGACATTTCGTAGCAAACTAAAgaattatttacttatgttgtttaaattaacggatATTGgttgaaaatttatttttaaaggaactgaggttacctactttaattttgatttgatttgaatgtTTCGACTGAACAGTTGATTGTCCACCCTTCCATCATTTTATGGACTTTAGCTTGCATAGTTATCGATAAAAAGAGTTTTGTCCGTTCTTAAGTATCTGACTGgtattttggttttgataaaCTCGAATAATACGTTAAATTAGAATGAATGCAAAGATCAATGAACATGATGCAAGAGCAATGAGGGCTTGAAAAGTCAATGGATGGATTGAAGTTATTCGATTAGTAACCTTTTGTAAGGTAATTGTTTTTATGGCGACTGGAGagttcaaaaaaaaatattttacttagtCACCTAGTTTTCAATTAAAGATGCTCATGTACCTAAATTAAGATTAAAGCTTTCAATCTGATTATTTTGGTCTAGATATGTGTAACACATTACTTATCGACGTATAGTCAAAGTATTACAACCGATAAATTACGAGATGTAAGATGTACGCCCATTTCTGTGAAGAATAGAAGTCTTATTATCGATTAAAATAGAGTCTAAAGTATTTTGGCGATGAATCAGTGAAATACAGTGTAGAACTTCGGAGTGTTGCTATAATGGGTAATGGGCACCTACctgctgatttttttttgtttatggcCGAATGTTGCACAACTTGTACAAGTGTTGTTTGTCTTTTAAAGTACCCAATGATTTGGGTCGAGTTTTTTTTTGGTCGTCAAGATGACACCAATTGACGTTGTTTGATAACGTtgtttggcaacaaaaaaaatattacagaaTACGCTTTTGGAGAGACGACAAAAACATGAACAAAAACATCGTTACTTTCAGATCATTAATCAATAACGTTGttagtataaaaatattaaaaacattataagtgataggtacatttaatcaatacctaactattaaaaaaaaaactttgtgaatTCTAACAACGAATGAAATGCCgtgatatttctttatttaggttCTAAAAACTTCTAAATCAGCACTTTCCAATAATATGAATAGCTGTTAATTTTTTTGAGAGAATTAACCTTTTGCGTTTTCTGGTTACATTTTTAATGGTACGGAAATAAAGTTTTCGAGACAttgaaaattgttaaatatcattcTAATTTCGAATATCGCGCCTTATTTGAATCCGTCTCGCACTTGACGATTCTTATGTCAATGTCACTTCATATTCTTGTACTCCGTGACCCATGTATTTTACGAGTCctttttatagaaaattaaaGCAATCTTTACTAGATTCCCGTTAATTTTCGTTTAATTTATCAGGTTATGGGCCCAGTAAAGCCTAGAAAAGAAGGCAGTGCGAAACTCTCAGTgcaaaaagtgtaaaaatgtgTACATTGATTTGACAGAAAAAAAACGTGATTTGCAATTGTTTCTTCGTAAAAAGATTGTAAAAAGTGTTTGAAAAATGGCATCAAATAATCAAATGGCATTA includes the following:
- the LOC134801303 gene encoding transient receptor potential channel pyrexia-like, yielding MLLEAGGTFNTMKGEIDNIDTPLHTSVEIRCLPSIRLLLDAGASVKCLNSSGYTPLHLCVKHKMDEAFKVLLSHRIDDLESLAERANTRDHDGATLLQAAVMSSWVPGVCDILDAGAEVTATSNQPFHRFKNVTLDDDQNLIYRLDQIHETPLHLAADHGDKEILEILLGTNDVNVDLFNKIDQTPIYIAIRSGHLGCVKALIRKGANLFKVTGERSTALHEAIQFGDKKIVDYILSYDDDATRTMINSFDNRGYAPVHIAAMNNRLECIKMLYYKKANLRLKTKGEFITDWTPLQIAASKNCPDVVGALMDIDPEAIDDIDDKGRSALNLAADRCHREVVSTILRKGAVLSNPSEYRDKRKKTVIETIATKLPNATQFFEEVFDEFIESKLPELGEAGCEISIDYGVLLKDHETSQIKVLEELVRCNQKNILKHPLIESLIYLKWITLVPFFYVIVAIYTIFVLTLNFVLIVNFCDKDKNNYMSSNLLYAPTLLVIVQELLFIYVKRLHYLTCLENWVKFGSIVLTLVLLFTEEDQWLEHESLRHVATGALLLTWAYMMYLLSRFPYWGYYLQMFSKVATNFFKILLTCAFLLIAFALSFMVQYHAYPPFDGPWAAFVKTVAMMTSEFDYSGLFKEPNVTHARPLRRIRANVSAVINGTNLVNSTNHGNASNLANPLHHYFRDFHSEEFAYTKTIDHMLFVLFLILVSMVFVNFLIGVAVSDVADLKMVGDVRRLKKQVNFLSHLDAFVFGGVFRTLVHKKFHCRRFIRKIYIRPCIIKHWEVCYEVLADADEPHYFAKEQSLPPHILDSILHKVKTKYQQKEREASKKMYRDQMDMLFKTIVTDDRYSLTELIENSKVEKGMEIRTKFGDIMSRLEELATAINDVKDQVKDIGKNQHSVSDKNTQTENSGDNKKFVLKLKNKSVS